A region of Argentina anserina chromosome 5, drPotAnse1.1, whole genome shotgun sequence DNA encodes the following proteins:
- the LOC126794881 gene encoding tobamovirus multiplication protein 2B, whose translation MASSTSGGRSSSSRENTAKGMVSDQISQAVLSTSNLLHLMQQSSPSQAQLIKLPKNLLLKSSTIKNTGHLLEQMPRVISSLDAHMETGLQSLPHLQTVIQLLANMESCHLSSISQACVLQEEHEEENKTSNVE comes from the exons ATGGCGAGCTCAACCTCCGGCGGAAGAAGCAGCAGCAGCCGAGAGAATACGGCAAAAGGGATGGTCTCCGATCAGATATCTCAGGCCGTACTATCCACTTCCAATCTCCTCCACCTCATGCAGCAGTCCTCTCCCTCCCAG GCCCAACTGATAAAGCTGCCAAAGAACCTTTTGCTCAAATCATCTACAATTAAGAATACCGGACAT TTATTGGAGCAGATGCCTCGAGTCATTTCATCTTTGGATGCACATATGGAAACTGGGTTGCAAAG TCTGCCTCATCTGCAAACTGTAATACAACTACTCGCAAATATGGAAAGCTGCCATCTCAGTTCTATCTCACAAGCTTGTGTCCTTCAAGAG GAACACgaggaagaaaacaaaacttcAAATGTGGAGTGA
- the LOC126794638 gene encoding uncharacterized protein LOC126794638, translating to MKISLRLQDDQDSQHYRNPLIRAKIPITIFNQPFTSSIATLPSSTTSSSSHLTLSLSSAFSSGPSLKLSYSHNTTPSPFSLSLKSGLGLFGSPNHSPLVFTAHFSLSHTNPSFFLHIKPQFGNFSLKKTTFSDPDASGSCSDGVLGSGPGSDGGFVGGFVSEEPESSSSSAWQELSLEPRGGKDVNEVGPVEERELGLRNGGKDGFFSGIGVMARTVLPVTKGLVVNMRWGVNFPAKMGSKLPYLAVNKIAFERVEEVEGEKEEEKSGGSSVKDLELLKGMCFWMRRDLEVLEKENREMKQRLEDMKSGVSGRHFRGESDASRRRVVPPLGESSSEFERWRNKKGGREENVRTESHTPVKSVREEISRVEELKKSTNQASDLESELERAIKAATA from the coding sequence ATGAAGATCTCCCTTCGTCTCCAAGACGACCAAGACTCCCAACACTACCGCAACCCACTCATCAGAGCCAAAATCCCCATCACCATTTTCAACCAACCCTTCACTTCTTCCATCGCCACTCTCCCTtcctccaccacctcctcctcctcccaccTCACCTTGTCTCTCTCCTCAGCCTTCTCCTCCGGCCCTTCTCTCAAACTCTCCTACTCCCACAATACCACCCCatctcccttctctctctccctcaagtCTGGCTTAGGCCTCTTCGGCTCCCCAAACCACTCCCCTCTTGTTTTCACAGctcacttctctctctcccacacAAACCcatctttctttcttcacATCAAGCCTCAATTTGGAAACTTTTCTCTGAAAAAGACCACTTTTTCCGACCCTGATGCTTCTGGTTCTTGCTCTGATGGTGTTTTGGGTTCTGGCCCCGGCTCAGATGGTGGTTTTGTTGGTGGGTTTGTGTCTGAAGAGCCAGAGTCGTCTTCGTCATCTGCTTGGCAGGAGCTGAGTTTGGAGCCACGTGGGGGTAAAGATGTCAATGAAGTTGGGCCTGTGGAGGAAAGGGAGTTGGGTTTGAGGAATGGTGGGAAAGATGGGTTCTTTTCTGGGATTGGTGTGATGGCCAGGACTGTTTTGCCTGTGACAAAAGGACTTGTGGTAAATATGCGGTGGGGGGTGAACTTTCCGGCGAAGATGGGGAGCAAGCTGCCTTATTTGGCAGTGAATAAGATTGCATTTGAGAGAGTTGAGGAGGTGGAGGGAgaaaaggaggaggagaagagtgGAGGGAGTAGTGTGAAGGATTTGGAATTGTTGAAGGGGATGTGTTTTTGGATGAGGAGGGATTTGGAGGTTTTGGAGAAGGAGAATAGGGAAATGAAGCAGAGGTTGGAGGATATGAAATCGGGTGTTTCCGGGAGGCATTTTCGTGGGGAAAGTGATGCTTCTAGGAGGAGAGTGGTGCCACCATTGGGTGAGAGTTCGAGTGAGTTTGAGAGGTGGAGGAACAAGAAGGGTGGGAGAGAAGAGAATGTGCGAACAGAGTCTCACACACCGGTGAAGAGTGTGAGAGAAGAGATTTCTCGGGTGGAGGAGTTGAAGAAGTCAACCAATCAGGCGAGTGATTTGGAATCTGAATTGGAGAGAGCTATAAAGGCCGCTACGGCATAG
- the LOC126793470 gene encoding pyruvate kinase isozyme G, chloroplastic has protein sequence MAALNVPTRMSLKPDRTWSTDRLASSQSLGELIAFDYRPKRRNGRKQVLTVRSVRITQQSSSGDSPTSPDGPVGPVGLNLDYEIQADDDYHVGQGRAFASGRRKTKIVCTIGPSTSSREMIWKLAETGMNVARLNMSHGDHTSHQKTIDLVKEYNSQFKDKVIAIMLDTKGPEVRSGDVPKPILLTEGQEFSFTIKRGVCTKDTVSVNYDDFVNDVEAGDIVLVDGGMMSLAVKSKTKDVVKCVVVDGGELKSRRHLNVRGKSATLPSITEKDWEDIKFGVDNGVDFYAVSFVKTAAVVHELKDYLKGCNADIHVLVKIESADSIPNLHSIISASDGAMIARGDLGAELPIEEVPLLQEDIIRRCHSMQKPSIVATNMLESMIDHPTPTRAEVSDIAIAVREGTDAIMLSGETAHGKYPLKAVKVMHTVALRTESSLPISTIPPIQMSAYKRHMGEMFAFHSTTMANSLNTPIIVFTRTGSMAILLSHYRPCSTIFAFTNEERLKQRLVLYQGVLPIYMQFSNDSEETYSRAVQLLVAKGHLKEGGYVTLVQSGAQSIWRKESSHHIQVRKVESNLNR, from the exons ATGGCGGCTCTTAATGTTCCGACCAGAATGTCCCTGAAACCTGACCGGACCTGGTCCACTGATCGGTTGGCTTCCTCCCAGAGTCTGGGAGAACTTATTGCCTTTGACTATAGACCCAAGAGAAGAAATGGCCGGAAGCAAGTTTTGACTGTTAGATCAGTGAGGATCACTCAGCAGAGCAGCAGTGGAGACAGTCCTACCTCACCCGATGGTCCTGTTGGTCCCGTT GGGTTGAACTTGGATTATGAAATTCAGGCTGATGATGATTACCATGTTGGTCAAGGAAGGGCATTTGCAAGTGGTCGAAGAAAAACTAAGATAGTTTGTACAATTGGTCCATCCACAAGCTCACGTGAAATGATATGGAAACTTGCTGAAACCGGGATGAATGTAGCACGTTTGAATATGTCTCATGGGGACCATACGTCGCACCAGAAAACTATTGATCTTGTCAAAGAATACAACTCTCAATTCAAAGATAAGGTTATAGCCATAATGCTGGACACCAAG GGTCCTGAGGTTAGGAGTGGAGATGTACCAAAACCAATTCTGCTTACAGAGGGACAAGAGTTTAGCTTTACAATTAAAAGGGGAGTTTGCACAAAAGATACTGTTAGTGTAAACTATGACGACTTTGTGAACGATGTGGAGGCTGGAGACATAGTTCTGGTTGATG GTGGAATGATGTCTTTAGCCGTGAAGTCAAAGACAAAAGATGTGGTAAAATGTGTAGTAGTTGACGGAGGGGAATTAAAATCTAGGCGCCATTTAAATGTGCGTGGAAAAAGTGCAACTCTGCCTTCAATAACAG AAAAAGACTGGGAAGATATTAAGTTCGGGGTGGACAATGGAGTTGATTTCTATGCTGTCTCATTTGTAAAAACTGCAGCGGTGGTTCATGAATTGAAAGATTATCTCAAAG GTTGTAATGCGGATATTCATGTTCTTGTAAAAATTGAAAGTGCAGATTCTATTCCAAATCTTCACTCAATAATCTCTGCATCTGACGGG GCTATGATTGCTCGTGGAGACCTTGGAGCTGAGCTTCCCATTGAGGAGGTTCCTTTATTGCAg GAAGACATCATTAGAAGGTGTCACAGCATGCAGAAACCAAGTATTGTAGCAACTAATATGTTGGAGAGCATGATTGATCATCCTACACCAACCAGGGCAGAAGTTTCTGACATTGCAATTGCAGTGAGAGAAGGCACTGATGCAATCATGCTTTCTGGAGAAACTGCCCATGGAAA ATATCCACTCAAAGCTGTTAAAGTTATGCATACTGTGGCATTGAGGACCGAGTCAAGTCTACCGATCAGCACTATTCCTCCAATCCAAATGAGTGCCTACAAG AGACATATGGGGGAAATGTTTGCTTTCCACTCTACAACTATGGCCAATAGTCTCAATACACCCATCATTGTTTTCACGAGGACAGGATCCATGGCTATACTTCTAAGCCATTATAGGCCATGCTCGACGATCTTTGCCTTCACAAATGA AGAAAGGCTAAAGCAGAGATTGGTGCTTTATCAAGGTGTCCTCCCAATATATATGCAGTTCTCAAATGATTCAGAGGAGACTTACTCAAGAGCAGTACAACTATTAGTG GCTAAGGGTCATTTGAAAGAGGGTGGGTATGTTACTCTAGTCCAAAGTGGCGCACAATCAATCTGGCGCAAAGAATCTTCTCATCATATCCAAGTTCGTAAGGTGGAAAGTAATTTGAACCGATGa
- the LOC126793258 gene encoding protein NRT1/ PTR FAMILY 7.3 — MACLEVCNEGKFKEDEEGTTNTLDGSVDMHGRPAIRAKSGRWVAGTIILLNQGLATLAFFGVGVNLVLFLTRVLQQNNATAANSVSKWTGTVYIFSLVGAFLSDSYWGRYKTCAIFQIIFVIGLALLSLSSQLFLLKPKGCGSQENPCETHESYQIALFNISIYLIALGNGGYQPNIATFGADQFDEEDHREGHSKVAFFSYFYLALNLGSLFSNTILGYFEDEGIWAIGFWASTASAFAALVLFLIGTPRYRHFKPNGNPLARFCQVLVAAVKKGKVDMPSGGEELYTEEKKESSNRKILYTHGFKFLDRAAYISSRDLDNHKQGLQDPWRLCPVTQVEEVKCILRLLPIWLCTILYSVVFTQMASLFVEQGAAMKTTVSNFRIPPASMSSFDILSVAVFIFFYRRILDPIVSRIKKSDSKGLTQLQRMGIGLVIAILAMVSAGIVECYRLKYAKKECLHCDGSSSLSIFWQIPQYAFIGASEVFMYVGQLEFFNAQAPDGLKSFGSALCMTSISLGNYVSSLLVSMVMKISTEDHMPGWIPGNLNKGHLDWFYFLLATLTSIDLIVYIACAKWYKCIKLEGRFEDEEQEKQENFKV; from the exons ATGGCCTGTTTAGAGGTTTGCAACGAG GGCAAAttcaaagaagatgaagagggaACCACCAACACTCTTGATGGAAGTGTAGACATGCATGGCCGGCCAGCAATTAGAGCAAAATCCGGAAGATGGGTCGCCGGGACCATCATTCTTT TGAACCAAGGTCTGGCTACCCTAGCATTCTTCGGAGTTGGGGTGAACCTGGTCCTTTTCTTGACCAGGGTATTGCAGCAAAACAATGCGACAGCAGCCAACAGTGTGAGCAAATGGACCGGAACTGTCTACATCTTCTCCCTTGTTGGTGCCTTCCTCAGTGATTCTTATTGGGGACGCTATAAGACCTGTGCAATCTTTCAAATCATATTCGTCATA GGACTGGCATTATTGTCTCTATCATCGCAGCTGTTCTTATTGAAGCCCAAAGGTTGTGGGAGCCAAGAAAATCCATGTGAAACTCACGAAAGCTACCAAATTGCATTATTCAACATCTCCATCTACCTCATTGCTCTAGGAAATGGAGGTTACCAACCAAACATTGCAACATTTGGAGCTGATCAGTTTGATGAAGAGGACCATAGGGAAGGACACTCTAAGGTGGCATTTTTCAGCTACTTCTACCTAGCTTTGAACCTAGGGTCTCTATTCTCCAACACCATATTGGGATACTTCGAGGATGAAGGCATTTGGGCAATTGGGTTCTGGGCGTCGACTGCATCTGCATTTGCAGCATTGGTCTTGTTTCTTATAGGGACTCCCAGGTACAGGCACTTCAAGCCAAATGGAAACCCTCTTGCAAGGTTTTGCCAAGTCTTGGTTGCTGCTGTAAAGAAAGGCAAGGTTGATATGCCATCAGGTGGAGAGGAGTTGTATACAGAGGAAAAAAAGGAGTCCTCCAACCGAAAGATCCTCTACACCCATGGGTTCAA GTTTCTGGACAGGGCAGCATATATCTCATCAAGGGATTTGGACAATCATAAACAGGGACTTCAAGACCCGTGGCGTCTCTGTCCTGTTACACAAGTTGAAGAAGTTAAATGCATTCTGAGGCTACTCCCAATCTGGCTGTGCACCATTCTCTACTCGGTGGTTTTCACACAAATGGCTTCTCTGTTTGTGGAGCAGGGAGCTGCTATGAAAACCACTGTTTCAAACTTCCGCATTCCGCCAGCAAGCATGTCTAGCTTCGATATCCTCAGTGTGgcagttttcattttcttctaccGCCGAATTCTTGACCCAATAGTGAGCAGAATCAAAAAATCAGATTCCAAAGGACTCACTCAGCTTCAACGAATGGGAATTGGCCTTGTTATAGCAATCTTAGCAATGGTTTCAGCTGGAATTGTGGAGTGCTACAGGCTAAAGTATGCAAAGAAAGAATGCTTACACTGTGATGGCTCAAGCAGCCTGAGCATCTTCTGGCAAATACCGCAGTATGCATTTATAGGTGCTTCTGAAGTTTTCATGTATGTGGGTCAATTGGAGTTCTTCAACGCACAAGCGCCAGATGGACTGAAGAGCTTTGGAAGTGCCCTATGCATGACATCAATTTCTCTTGGTAACTATGTTAGCAGCTTGCTCGTGAGTATGGTCATGAAGATATCGACTGAGGATCACATGCCCGGATGGATCCCCGGAAACCTCAACAAAGGCCACTTAGACTGGTTTTACTTCCTCTTAGCTACCTTGACATCAATAGATTTGATTGTCTACATTGCATGCGCCAAATGGTACAAGTGTATCAAGTTGGAGGGAAgatttgaagatgaagaacaagaGAAACAGGAGAACTTCAAAGTCTGA